From Pedobacter aquae:
ATGCCTATAAAAATACTTTTGTAACAAAGATGATATTTGAGCTCAGTGAAGATTTAGTTTTCCCTAATCCAGCTTATGCTGAGGACGATGGTTTACTCGCCCTAGGCGGAGATTTATCTGTTGAGCGTTTACTGCTGGCTTACAGCAATGGTATATTCCCTTGGTTTAATGATGATACTCCTATTCTTTGGTATGCCCCACACCAGCGCTTTGTATTATTTCCTGATGAAGTAAAAATCAGCAAAAGCATGAAACAAATTTTAAAACGCCAAGAGTTTCAAATATCTCTAAATAAAGCTTTCGCTGATGTTATTACCGCCTGTGCAACCATAAACCGTCATGAACAAGACGGCACCTGGATTACCAAAGATATGCAAGCTGCTTATATCAACCTTCATGAAAAAGGCTACGCACATGCCATTGAGGTTTGGAAAGATGATAAATTAGTAGGCGGCTTATATGGCGTTTTCATCAATGGTGTTTTCTGTGGCGAATCTATGTTTGCCCATGTAAGTAATGCCTCTAAAATGGCTTTGATATGGCTTTGCCAAAATTTAGAGCTTAAACTTATTGATTGTCAGGTTCATACCTCGCATCTAGAAAGTATGGGGGCTAAAATGATAGACAGAGAAAGCTATCTTAAAATCTTACAGTCTTAATTAGTTAAACCTGATACTTACTTTAAAAGTTTCTGGCTTTCCGTTAGATGAGCCTTGCCACGATGAATAGTTTTTAATCAATTCAATAGCTTTGGCATCAGCCAGTTTATTCAAACTTTTAAGGATGTTAAAATCTTTAAGCTCGCCATTAGGCATAATGGTAAACTGTACTGCAACAGCGCCTCTGGAGCCTGCTAATTTATTATTGGCCTTGATGTATTTTCTAAAATCAACCCAGCCTTTAACCGGACCAGCAATTTTATTGATTTTACTACCATAGCCTACCACAACTACTTCTGATAGTGATTTTTCATCCTCCTTTAACGTGAAGTTTACTTTATTTTGATTAGCCAGCTTTACATCCTCATCTAAAAAACCTAAATAAGAACTGTTAAGCGTTTGCCCTTGTGTGGCAGCAATAGAAAACTCGCCCTCTGCATTGCTAAGCGCTACCTCCTTAGTTTGTTGGTTGGTAATTTGTACACCAGGCAAAGGCAAGCCGTTTTCATCAACTACTTTACCAGAAACTTTAGCTCCTGAGGCTGTTTTACTTAAAGTGGCACTTTCTGGATTTTGTATAGCTACACCAGCAGCCCTTCCAGATAAAGTAGCTACAGCACCAGTAATATCTCTTTTAGCTACTGTACCATAGCCTATAACTATAACCTCGTCTAAATCTAAAGTATCTTTCTTTTGTGTTGCTTCTAGCGGGATAGGCTCTGCTATACCTTGCTCAGAAAATTTACTTTTTGGTTTTTTTATGGTGGTAACCACAGCAGGACTTTCTTCTATGATTTTAAAATTCTCATCCTCTTTTAACGTTTGAGCATCACCGTTAAGGATATTATCTTCTTCTTTCTCGCCTTGTGGCACTTTGGTTATCTCGGGCACATCCTTCATTCTGATAGCCGTATTTTCTATAGGTTGGTTCAGGTAAATACTTACAAAGCCAATAAGTAGCACAACAGAAGCCGCAATAGCCCAACTTGTATAAGCGCCTAAAAATTTTTGCTTACGCTGATGTTTCTCAATGCTTTGTTCTAAACGCTCATTTAAATCAGCTATTTCTTTCGCTTGAAGCGGATGGTTTTGAAAACCATCTAAAGCATCGGCAAGAAAAGGGTCGTCCAGTGCTCTTTGCTCTAATTGTTGCATAGAACGGCTATCCAACTCGTTAAGATGGTATTTTTGTATAAGTTCTATATCTGTTAGTTGCTTATTCACCGTTCTTTTCTATACAAATTTTTAAATTTCTTTTCCCGTTTTGGATATAGCTTTTTACTTTCTGTAACTCGTAACCTGTTAAAGTTGCAACCTCTGCATAACACTTTTGTTGTAGATAGAATAAATCTACACTTAATTTTTGCTCCTCATTAAGACTTTCTAAACAGCGTTCCATTGCTTTTAACTTTTGCTCTTTCTCTTGGCTATCTTCATGATGCAAAAAAGGTTCATTTTCCATAAGCACATCATCAAAAGAAATGGTTATGTTTTTCTGTGCCTTACGCAAAGCCATCAAACAAAAGTTTCTACAAACCACATAAAGCCAGCTTTTAAAATAGCTTATTTCGTGTGTTTTTACTTTTTGTATAAGCTCTTCAAAAATCTGGATAACGGTATCTTTACTAAGCTCCTCATCTTTGAGATATTTTAGAGCCACACCATAAACCAACGGCATATAAGGTTTATACAGCTCTCCTAAGACATTTAAGTCACCAGATTTTTTATACTGTATAATCAGTTTATGGTCTGTAGCTGTATCCAAGTTTAATAGGAGTATTAGATTTTAAATCAATAATAATAAAAATTATTCTGTCTTATGGAATTTTAGCTTTTATAACATCTCATCTAAAAAACTAAAACATGAAAACACTTACATTATTTCTGATGGTCTTTTTCCCGGTATGGGTTTGCGGCCAAATCAACACCAAAACCATAAGCGGTTATGTTTACCAAAGTTCTGATAAAACGCCACTTCCAGGCGTTGCTGTTCAGGTTAAAAACAATCCGAAACAAAGAACGCTTACCAATGCCAAGGGATATTTTAAAATTTCTATATCTTCTAACGATAAGATATTAGCGTTTAGTTTTTTAGGATTTAAAAAAAAGAAGTGGTCATCAAAAAGCAAGCCTCGCTTAAGGTTTATCTTGAGGAAGACAGCAATACCTTAGATGAAGTAGTAATTATGGGTTATGGCGCAGTAGCTAAAAGAGATTTGACAGGTGCTGTATCCGGAAAGGTTGCTGGTTTAGCGCCCCAGCATTATATAATGAATCATCATGCTCCACAAGATTTTAATACAGAATCTTACTCGGCCATTTCAGAAAATGGGTTTAAAACTTCGCTCTCCAATCCGCTATCAACTTTCTCTATTGATGTAGATGCTGCTTCTTATAGTAATATGAGGCGTTTTATCCAAAACGGACAGTTACCACCTAAAGATGCCGTACGTATAGAAGAGCTGATAAATTATTTCCAGTATCCTTATGCGGCACCTAAAGGAAAACATCCTATCCATATCCAAACAGAGATAACAACAGCACCTTGGAACAAGAAACACCAGTTAGTAAAAATCGGCTTAAAAGCCAAACAAATAGCAACGGATAATTTACCTGCCGCCAATTTGGTTTTCTTGATAGATGTTTCTGGCTCTATGCAAGGTCCTAGCAGATTGGGTTTACTAAAAACGGCTTTTAAACTATTAACAGATCAACTTCGCGAGCAAGATAAAGTTTCTATAGTGGTTTATGCTGGTGCAGCAGGCGTAGTATTACCGGCTACTTCTGGCGCTGATAAAACTAAAATTAAAGCTGCCTTAGAGCAATTAGAGGCCGGTGGCTCTACTGCTGGAGGTGCAGGTATTAAAAAAGCCTATGAAATCGCTCGCTCTCAGTTTATTAAAGGCGGCAATAACCGAGTTATTTTAGCTACCGATGGTGATTTTAACGTAGGTGCTTCTAGCGATGCTGAAATGCAACGTCTGATTGAGGAAAACCGAAATGATGGTGTGTTTTTAACTGTTTTAGGTTTTGGAATGGGCAATTTAAAAGATAGCAAGATGGAGGCTTTGGCCGATAAAGGAAATGGCAATTACGCTTATATTGATAATATGAATGAGGCCAAGAAAGTGTTGGTTAACGAGTTTGGTTCTACCCTGTTTACCATAGCCAAGGATGTTAAATTACAGGTAGAGTTTAATCCATCAAAAGTTAAAGCTTACCGTTTAATAGGTTACGAAAACAAGTTGTTAAATAAAGAAGATTTTACTGATGATACTAAAGATGCTGGCGATATGGGTGCTGGCCACTCGGTAACAGCTTTATATGAAGTTATCCCGGTAGGTGTGCAAAGCGCATTTGTGAAAAAGGATGACGATTTAAAATACCAAGAAGCAGGTAGCATCAAAAATTCGGCTGAGTTATTGACGGTTAATGTGCGTTATAAAAATCCGGGAAACGAAGAAAGTATTTTATTGAGTCACCCTTTCATAGCCGCTGATGCTTCTCTTGAAAAAACATCAACAGATTTAAAATTTGCGGCTGCTATAGCTACATTTGGAATGTATTTAAGAAATTCTGAATATTTACAAGATTTTAATTTCGCCGAATTGCTCACTTTAGCAAAAGCTGGTAAAGGCGATGATAAAGAAGGGTACCGGGCCGAGTTTATACAACTGATAGAAAATGCTCGTTTAATAAAATCATCAAAAGAATAAAACATGAAAAAAATTGCTTTAGCAGCAGCTATTACAACTACTTTTTTATTAAGCAGTTGCGAAACTTTAAACCAATATGCAGGTGCTTATGGTGGTGTACTTAACCAGGTAGTTACACCAACCCAAACCGAAATGAGTATGGGTTTAAAACAAGCCTTAGAATTTGGTACTAATTACAGTGCCGATAGATTATCTGCCAAAGATGGTTTCTTAGGCAATATGGCTGTTAAGATTTTATTTCCTGATGAAGCCAAAAAAGTAGAAAACACTTTGCGTTCTTTAGGTTTAAACCAGCTTTGCGATAATGTTATCTTGAGTTTAAACCGAGCTGCAGAAGATGCCGCAAAAGAAGCTAAGCCTATTTTTGTGGCTGCTATAAAGCAAATGACTTTTCAGGATGTAAGTAATATTTTATTAGGCCAACAAGATGCTGCTACCAATTATTTTAAAAGAACAACCAGCAGTTTATTAGCGCAAAAATTTAGACCTGTTATAGAAAGTAGCATCAATAAAGTGGGGGCTACCCGTTACTGGACGGATGTTACCACCCGGTACAATAAAATACCTTTGGTAAAACCTATACAAACAGATTTAACAGGTTATGTTACCGATAAAGCTATAGCCGGCCTATTTGTAGAAATCGCTCAAGAAGAGTTAAAAATAAGACAGCAAGCAGCAGCAAGGTCTACGCCTTTATTGCAAAAAGTTTTTGGTTACGCAGCCACTAAAAAATAAAGGGTTATGGAGTTTATCAACTGGGCAGATTTTGAAAAAGTTGAGCTAAGGGCAGGAACCATTATTGAAGTAGCACCTTTTCCGGAAGCAAAGAAACCCGCTTGGAAGGTGAAAGTAGATTTTGGTGAGCTAGGTCTTAAATGGTCTAGCGCACAAATTACTACTCACTATCAGGCAGAAGATTTAATAGGCAAACAAATTATAGGTGTGGTAAATTTTCCAAAAAAGCAAATAGGCAAGTTCATGTCTGAGTTTTTAGTTACCGGTTTCCCGGATGAAAATGGCGCTATTGTACTGGCCACAACAGAGCATAAAGTACCAAACGGAGCAAAATTGATTTAGATATGCGTTACACATTTGGCGAAGAGCCTGAAATATCTACAGACGAGTTTTACATGAAAGAAGCCTATAAGGAAGCTTTATTGGCCTTAGCGGCTGATGAAGTGCCCATTGGCGCTATTGTTGTAGCCGCTAATGGTAGAATTATTGGCAGAGGGTATAACCTTACAGAGCGTTTAAATGATGTTACAGCCCATGCAGAAATGCAAGCTTTTACAGCGGCAAGCAATGCCATGGGGGGCAAATATTTAAAAGATTGCACTTTATATGTAACCATGGAGCCTTGTGTAATGTGTGCTGGCGCTTCTTACTGGACACAAGTAAGTAAAATTGTTTTTGGAGCTTACGATACCCAAAGAGGTTTTAGCAGGGTTAGTCCTTCAATATTACACCCCAAAACTATTTTTGTAGGGGGCATTTTGCAAGAAAGCTGTGGAGATTTGGTACGTAAATTTTTTCAAGAGAAGAGAAACAAATCTTAACATTAATAAAACAAAAAATACTTGTAGTACTTTATCTTTGTAACTATTAACTCATATTGTTAAATCTTAAAATAAATAAATTATGGCTTTTGAATTACCAGCGTTACCATACGCAACTAACGCATTAGAACCACATATTGATGCTACTACAATGGAAATCCACCATGGCAAACACCATGCTGCTTACGTTACCAATTTAAACAAAGCTTTAGAAGGTAAAGAAGACGGTTCTTCTATTGAAGAAATTTGCCAAAACATTTCTGCTTACCCTGCTGCGGTAAGAAATAATGGTGGCGGTCACTACAATCACTCTTTATTTTGGGCTGTAATGGGTCCAAATGCTGGTGGCGCACCAAGTGGCGAGTTGGCTGATGCTATTAATGCAGCTTTTGGTTCTTTTGAAGATTTCAAAACTAAATTTGCTGAAGCAGGTGCTACTCGTTTTGGTTCTGGTTGGGCTTGGTTAATTGTTGCTGATGGTAAATTAGCAGTAACTTCAACTCCAAACCAAGACAACCCTTTAATGGATATTGCTGAGGTTAAAGGTACGCCAATCTTAGGTATGGATGTTTGGGAACATGCTTACTACTTAAAATATCAAAACAAACGTCCTGATTATATTGCTGCATTTTGGAATGTAGTAAACTGGGATGCTGTTGCAGAGCGTTTTGCAGCTGCAAAATAATTTGGCATTATTTTAATGCTTAAAAAGCGGGGGGAAATTCATCTCTCCGCTTTTTTATGATCTATGAAAAAATTATCCATCCCAAGCTTATTGCTTTTGTTAACCCTGTTAAGCAGTTGCGAAGCTATAGGTACTATTTTTAAAGCTGGTTATTATGTAGGTATATTTGTTGTGGTGATTATATTGGTCATCATATTTTTTATATACAACAAATTTAGAAGATGATGAAAGCTTTAGTGCTTCACGGCATAAAAGAACCCCTTAAATTAGAAGAAGTTAGCAAGCCTACACTTAACGCTGGCGAGGTATTGGTAAAGATAAAAGCAGCAGCTTTTAACCGTAGAGATTACTGGATACAACAAGGTAAATATGCAGGCTTAAAGTTCCCTATTACTTTAGGTTCTGATGGCTGTGGTGTTATAGCAGAAGTTTTTGACGATGCCAACCAACACTGGATAGGCAAAGAAGTAGTTATAAACCCTTCTTTTAACTGGGGCGATGCTCCAAATTATCAAGGAAAAGATTTTAAAATATTGGGTTTGCCAGATGATGGTACTTTTGCAGCATATGTTAAAGTACCTGTAGCACAAGTTTACGAAAAGCCTAAATATCTAAACTATATAGAAGCGGCAGCTTTCCCCTTGGCAGGATTAACCGCATACCGAGCTTTATTTACCAAAGCACAACTTCAAAAAGATGAGAAAGTACTCCTCGTTGGTATAGGTGGTGGCGCAGCTACTTTTGCTTTACTTTGGGCTATTCATGCAGGTGCTGAGGTTTATGTAACCTCTGGTTCTGATGATAAAATAGCCAAAGCAATTACACTAGGAGCAAAGGGTGGTATAAATTATAAAAGCGAAAGCTATGATACAGATTTACAAGCCTTAGCTGCCGATGGTTTTGATGTGATTATTGATAGCGCTATTGGTGAAGGTTTCGCCAAGCATTTAAACCATGTAAAACCTGGTGCTCGTTTGGTTTTCTTTGGGGCTACAGCCGGAGATTTACCTCCTCTAAATGCCCGTATCATCTTCTGGAAACAACTACAAATTATGGGCACTACTATGGGTACGGCTCAAGAATTTGAGGATATGCTGCAATTTATGACCAAACATGAAATTAAACCTGTGGTAGAAAGTGTTTTTGCTTGTGAAGATGCAGAGCAAGCTATCCGTTTAATGGATCAATCAGACCAGTTTGGAAAGATTGTTATCACATTTAACGATTAAACATTTCTACTCTCTATAGCTTTAAAAAATCCATCCCGGTAGGTGTCTCCTATCGGGATAATTTTATCTCCAATAGTAATCCGGCTACGTTCTATACTTTCAATTTTATCTAAAGCAAGAATATAAGATTTATGTACCCTGATGAATTGATGCTCTGGTAAAACATCCTCCATTTTTTTCATGCTTTGTAGGGTAATAATACGTTCTGTTTTGGTATAGATGGAGATATAATCTTTCAAACCCTCTATAAACAAAATATCATTCAAGTATATTTTTTGGATTTTATGCTCTGTTTTAACGAAAATAAAATTATTGATGGGGGCTGGAGCAGCATTAGTTTCTACAGGAAGCGGAGCAGCTACATTACATAACAATTGTTGTGCTTTTTGTGCTGCTTGGTAAAAACGCTCAAAAGCTACTGGCTTTAATAGATAATCAACCACATTAAGTTCGTAACCTTCTAAAGCATACTCTTGGTAAGCGGTAGTTAAAATAACCTTACACTTTCCGTTAGCAATTTTTAAAAACTGAATGCCTGTAAGTTCTGGCATTTGTACATCTAGGAAAACCAAATCAGCTTCGCCATTTTGTACGGCCATTAAAGCTTCAATAGGGTTTTGGTAGCTCTTAACTAAAGTAAGAAAAGGTATTTTCTCAATATAATCAGAGATTATATCAATAGCCAAAGGCTCGTCATCTACAACAAGGCAGCGTATCATGGCTATAAATTTAAATATAATTCGCAGAAATAATGCTCTTCGCCATCCTCTACGGTAAGTTTATATTGCTGTGGATAGGTGAGGTCTAAACGTCTTTTAACATTTACCATACCTATACCACCAGTTTGATCTTTGTTTTGCTTATTCTTAAGGTTACGCAAAGTAAAAAGTATAGTATTTTCAAAAAGCGATATATTGATGTAAATAGGGTTACGCTCATCTGTTGCTACACCGTGTTTAAAGGCGTTCTCCACAAAAGAGATTAAGATTAAAGGCACAATAACTTGGTCTTTAACTTCGCCCTCTACCTCTAAAACCACATGTGCCCCTTCTCTAAATCTTAGCTTTTGAAGCTCTATATAACTTTGCAGATAATTAATCTCTTTAGCCAAATTTACCCTGCTATCATTACTCTCGTAGAGCATATAGCGCATAATTTCTGATAGTTTTAGAATAGCATTTGGCGTAGCATCAGATTTTTGATAGGCCAAAGAGTAAATATTATTAAGCGAGTTGAACAAGAAGTGTGGGTTTATTTGCGATTTTAAAAAAGCCAACTCTGCCGATAAACTTTGCTTTTCTAAATCGCTTTTCTCTTTCTCGTTAAAAAACCAATCGACCGTAAATTTATAAACAGTACTTATGAAGATGAAGAAACCATTGGTTAAGAAAAAAGAAATCATGTTTGCCCAAAACTCTTCATTGGCTATTTTTTTTCCCTCTATGGTGATGTCTAAATTGCTGAGCTTAAACATATAAAAGCTTTCGGCATATTTAATCAGAGTGAAAAACACAACCACAATAAAGCAGGAGAAAAACCACCAAAAAAACTTCCTTTTATTTAATGTTGCCGGAATGATGATGTACAGGTTAACGTAAAAAATAATTACGTTAAGGATAGACATATTGATGAAGTGGATGTAAAAACCTTTGCTAGAGTTAAATCCGCCGGAAGCTACCAAGGTAAACAGGGCTATTAAAAAAGCCCATACCATGCCATGTAGCATTATTTTCTTTCTCCAGTTCATTTTCTCTAATGTCTTAAAATTATCGGTTTTTACGCCTTTTTCTAATGCTTTTTTCTACCAACGCCGATATTTTATCTACCAACGGGCATTTCCACTAAAAATGACTTTATCTAGCAAAAAGGCTATTCGTCTTTAAATATAGCGGCTTAGTATAATACTTTTTAGGAAGCTAAAAAGATGGTGAATATTTGTTTCAACAAAAAAGATAAAAACTAAATAAAATGAAAAATATATCAACCTCTGTATCGCCATTTATTATGTTAATAGTTCCTGTAGTTTTAATTTTAGGACTTTCATTAGGATTAAAACAACAAAAAACAGAAGAAGCTTTTGCAGCAGATCATAAAAGTAAAGCTACTTTATTGGTAGAGGCTAGTGTTTCTTCTTTGGTAAGTGTGATGTTAAAAAAATAAAGGCAATTGGGTTTAAGCCTTTTAATATCTTTCAAATCTGTTATATATCTCAAAATTTGGCCTTTACACACAAGGCTTTCCGGCCTCATAGGCGGCCAACCCTATTTACTTTTTTCTTGAAAAAAAGTGCCCAAAAAACGAGGAACGAGTTCATGAATGCCTAAGAAAAACCATAACCAAAAAATGAATAAATCCTGCCTACCGGCAGGCAGGCAAGGCTGATGAATATTTTGTCGTTGCGTCTAAATAAATCTTTATCCACAATCCTGAGTAGTGTGAATGGTTTTACTTGATGAAAGTATCTACGACACCCGTCGGATTGTTTCCCGATACTGCTTAATAAAAGTTTCTACAAAAGATTTATTTGACTTCGCTTCCAAATCTTCATATGCCACACTCGTTCTTCGGAAAGATTTTTTTAGTAATTAAAGTTAGTTCCTAAATATCCGACTTAAAAAAGTCTTTCTACTTTCTAATCTGTACTTTCTACTTTAAGAGGACATTTCACATTCCGCAGGATAACATAAAACCACGTCCATCCTACTAAAGAAACATCAGCCCTTGCAACTGTGGCAATAAACATCGTACTTCGTAAAGGAACAAAACAAAATTGCCTTGGCTAAAACTAAATCTTCTTATTTCTGTCAGAGTTGCGGATACGAATCTGCTAAATGGTTAGGTAAATGCCCTTCATGCCAGCAATGGAACACTTTTGTTGAAGAAGTGGTAGAGAAAAAATCTAGCGGCGTACCCGATTGGAAAAGTGCTGGAACTGCATCACACAGCAGGGTAAACAAGCCATCAAAAGTTCAAGAAATTGTATATACAGAAGAACACCGTTTGGTTACACCAGATAAAGAACTAAACCGTGTGCTTGGTGGTGGTATTGTTGGTGGTTCATTGGTATTGATAGGTGGCGAGCCGGGCATAGGTAAATCTACCTTGATGTTGCAATTGGCCCTTATTGTGCCTAAACTAAAAGTACTTTATGTATCTGGCGAGGAGAGCGAGCAGCAAATCAAGCTCAGGGCAGAGCGTATATTAGCTAAACCGGTGTCAGACTGTTATATCCTCACAGAAACATCAACACAAAATATATTTAAGCAAATAGAGCTTCTTGAGCCTAATTTGGTGATTATCGATTCTATTCAAACCTTACATTCATCACATATAGAATCTACTCCGGGAAGTGTTTCGCAGGTGAGAGAATGTACGGCAGAACTTTTACGTTTTGCTAAAGAATCATCAACACCTGTATTTTTAATTGGGCATATTACCAAAGATGGAATGATAGCCGGACCAAAAATATTAGAACACATGGTAGATACCGTTCTGCAGTTTGAAGGAGATAGACATCACGTTTACAGAATATTAAGAGCTATTAAAAACAGATTTGGCTCGGCATCAGAACTAGGTATTTATGAAATGGAAGGAACAGGGCTTAGAGAAGTTTCTAATCCTTCAGAAATACTGTTATCGCAAAGGGAAGAGCCTTTAAGTGGCGTTACCATATCGGCCACTATGGAAGGCATGCGCCCTATGCTGATAGAAACCCAGGCATTGGTAAGTACATCGCCTTACGGTACACCACAACGTTCCGCAACAGGTTTTGATACCCGCCGTATGAACATGCTTTTAGCCGTTTTAGAGAAAAGATGCGGATTTAAGTTAGGTGCAAAAGATGTTTTCTTGAATATAGCGGGCGGTATAAGGGTAGAAGATCCTAGTATAGATTTAGGCTTGGTAGCAGCAATAATTTCTTCGCATGAGGATATTCCGGTTTCTTATAAAATTTGTTTTGCTGCCGAGGTAGGTTTATCTGGAGAGATTAGAGCCGTTACCCGGATAGAGCAACGTATTGCAGAAGCCCAGAAGCTGGGTTTCGAGCAAATTTTCATCTCTAAGTACAACAAAAAAGGTCTAGATATCAGTAAGTTTAAAATCGAGATTAAAACCGTAGCCAAAGTAGAAGAAATGTTTAGCTTGTTGTTTGGATAGTTAGCTCATCGTAAAAATTTATATTTTTCTTCATCGTTAGGATTTAAATGAGGAAGAAAAAGCCCATTTTTGTTATGCATTATTCTTGTACTACCCAAGCAAGAAATCAAATAATTTAAAGATGAAAAGAATATTACTACTCTCTTTTACTGCTGTTTTTGCCATATCATGTAATTCTATATCACAAAAGGTAGAGTTAAAAGGGCCACAATTAGTTAAAGGCACAACTTATGGCGATTCTGTTTTTGATAATAACATACAAAGTTTAGAAGCTGTTAAATCTGTTGCAGAAAAATCTGGCGCTACCGAAGCTAAAATTACGGGTGTGGTTACAGAAGTTTGTCAGAAAAAAGGATGCTGGCTAAAAGTAAAATCAGCAGAAGGCGAAGATTTACATGTAACCTTTAAAAACTATGCTTTCTTTGTTCCTGAAGATATAGCTGGTAAAACAGTTGTTTTAGATGGTATTGCCAAAATAGATACCGTTTCTGTAGAAACTCAAAGACATTATGCAGAAGACGCTGGAAAATCTCAAGAAGAAATCAATAAAATAACTACTTCTAAAGTAAAACTTAGCTTTGAAGCTAAGGGAGTAGTAGTGATGTAAGGTGCTTAGTTTAGTAATAAAAACGAGGCGGTCTCAAAAATCATATTTGTCACATTGAGCGGAGTCGAAATGTTCTCTGATATGCTCAGAAAAGGCTTCGACTCCGCTCAGCTTGACACAAAGTAGTAGTTTGAGACAGCCCCGTTTTTTATTTTACGGCTGTATAGAAACAGTTCTTTCTGTTGGGTTAAAGGCATTACTAACGGTTTTACCGTTTTTATCTACCAGCTCAATCCTGATTTTTAAATTACCTGCTGGTGCGCCTTTAATAAAATAAGGTGTCCAATTATCTACTGTAAAAGAAGTATCGGCAACATTAACCTTTACTTTATAGTCTTTAGCAGAAAGTTTAGCATTGTAAACAAAGAAATCTAACAAGACATTTTTAGCATCCTGACCTTTATAATCTCCCTTTGGTCTGCTGTAAAATAGCATGGGCTCTTTAGGTGTAGGAAGCGATACAAATTTCCCATTTTCATCAATTTTAAATTTAATTAAAACAGATGCTTCTGGAGATTTTACCGATAAATGGTAAGACCTAGACAAGAAATTAAGCAAATAATGCTCGCTATTTTTAGCCAATTTAACCGTATTGGTTGGCTTGTATAAAGCTTGGTAAGGTTTATTATCTAAAATAAAATGGATGTGTTGCCCTTCAGCAGAGTTAGCACAATGCTCTTCAGGCATGTTTTCTGTTTGCTTGGTAAGCTCGTAATTCTTCACATCAAAGTTAAAAGTTACCTTCACAGAGTCGGTACCCAATGGTTCTGTAGTTATATTGCTCATGCTAAGTTTTGCATTAGGGAACTCGTTACTTTCTTTAAGCGCTTCTATACTAAGACCTTTATGGTCTTTACCGCTATGTTCTTGATGATTATGGTGTGTTTGGCTATTGGCAACTGCCAACTGAAGCATTACTGCTGTAGCAGTTAATAAGGTGTGTCTTAAATTTAATTTCATCATCGTGATTTTTATGTATGCTATTTAATATTAAAGATAAAGGGTTTAAAAACATTTATATATCAAATTTTATGCCTTGTGCTAAAGGAAGCTGTGTTGAATAATTGATGGTATTGGTTTGCCTTCTCATA
This genomic window contains:
- the aat gene encoding leucyl/phenylalanyl-tRNA--protein transferase, producing the protein MIFELSEDLVFPNPAYAEDDGLLALGGDLSVERLLLAYSNGIFPWFNDDTPILWYAPHQRFVLFPDEVKISKSMKQILKRQEFQISLNKAFADVITACATINRHEQDGTWITKDMQAAYINLHEKGYAHAIEVWKDDKLVGGLYGVFINGVFCGESMFAHVSNASKMALIWLCQNLELKLIDCQVHTSHLESMGAKMIDRESYLKILQS
- a CDS encoding TonB family protein; this translates as MNKQLTDIELIQKYHLNELDSRSMQQLEQRALDDPFLADALDGFQNHPLQAKEIADLNERLEQSIEKHQRKQKFLGAYTSWAIAASVVLLIGFVSIYLNQPIENTAIRMKDVPEITKVPQGEKEEDNILNGDAQTLKEDENFKIIEESPAVVTTIKKPKSKFSEQGIAEPIPLEATQKKDTLDLDEVIVIGYGTVAKRDITGAVATLSGRAAGVAIQNPESATLSKTASGAKVSGKVVDENGLPLPGVQITNQQTKEVALSNAEGEFSIAATQGQTLNSSYLGFLDEDVKLANQNKVNFTLKEDEKSLSEVVVVGYGSKINKIAGPVKGWVDFRKYIKANNKLAGSRGAVAVQFTIMPNGELKDFNILKSLNKLADAKAIELIKNYSSWQGSSNGKPETFKVSIRFN
- a CDS encoding RNA polymerase sigma factor yields the protein MDTATDHKLIIQYKKSGDLNVLGELYKPYMPLVYGVALKYLKDEELSKDTVIQIFEELIQKVKTHEISYFKSWLYVVCRNFCLMALRKAQKNITISFDDVLMENEPFLHHEDSQEKEQKLKAMERCLESLNEEQKLSVDLFYLQQKCYAEVATLTGYELQKVKSYIQNGKRNLKICIEKNGE
- a CDS encoding carboxypeptidase-like regulatory domain-containing protein produces the protein MKTLTLFLMVFFPVWVCGQINTKTISGYVYQSSDKTPLPGVAVQVKNNPKQRTLTNAKGYFKISISSNDKILAFSFLGFKKKKWSSKSKPRLRFILRKTAIP
- a CDS encoding vWA domain-containing protein, which gives rise to MVIKKQASLKVYLEEDSNTLDEVVIMGYGAVAKRDLTGAVSGKVAGLAPQHYIMNHHAPQDFNTESYSAISENGFKTSLSNPLSTFSIDVDAASYSNMRRFIQNGQLPPKDAVRIEELINYFQYPYAAPKGKHPIHIQTEITTAPWNKKHQLVKIGLKAKQIATDNLPAANLVFLIDVSGSMQGPSRLGLLKTAFKLLTDQLREQDKVSIVVYAGAAGVVLPATSGADKTKIKAALEQLEAGGSTAGGAGIKKAYEIARSQFIKGGNNRVILATDGDFNVGASSDAEMQRLIEENRNDGVFLTVLGFGMGNLKDSKMEALADKGNGNYAYIDNMNEAKKVLVNEFGSTLFTIAKDVKLQVEFNPSKVKAYRLIGYENKLLNKEDFTDDTKDAGDMGAGHSVTALYEVIPVGVQSAFVKKDDDLKYQEAGSIKNSAELLTVNVRYKNPGNEESILLSHPFIAADASLEKTSTDLKFAAAIATFGMYLRNSEYLQDFNFAELLTLAKAGKGDDKEGYRAEFIQLIENARLIKSSKE
- a CDS encoding DUF4197 domain-containing protein; protein product: MKKIALAAAITTTFLLSSCETLNQYAGAYGGVLNQVVTPTQTEMSMGLKQALEFGTNYSADRLSAKDGFLGNMAVKILFPDEAKKVENTLRSLGLNQLCDNVILSLNRAAEDAAKEAKPIFVAAIKQMTFQDVSNILLGQQDAATNYFKRTTSSLLAQKFRPVIESSINKVGATRYWTDVTTRYNKIPLVKPIQTDLTGYVTDKAIAGLFVEIAQEELKIRQQAAARSTPLLQKVFGYAATKK
- a CDS encoding tRNA-binding protein, translating into MEFINWADFEKVELRAGTIIEVAPFPEAKKPAWKVKVDFGELGLKWSSAQITTHYQAEDLIGKQIIGVVNFPKKQIGKFMSEFLVTGFPDENGAIVLATTEHKVPNGAKLI
- a CDS encoding nucleoside deaminase, which produces MRYTFGEEPEISTDEFYMKEAYKEALLALAADEVPIGAIVVAANGRIIGRGYNLTERLNDVTAHAEMQAFTAASNAMGGKYLKDCTLYVTMEPCVMCAGASYWTQVSKIVFGAYDTQRGFSRVSPSILHPKTIFVGGILQESCGDLVRKFFQEKRNKS